One Methanohalophilus mahii DSM 5219 genomic window carries:
- the nth gene encoding endonuclease III has protein sequence MTANNLSNFPQIWGLLKKEYPDPQPALHFKTPLQLLVATILSAQSTDVQINKVTRELFRKYRSVFDYADADISELEKDIYSTGFYRNKAKHLQQSARVIIEDFDGEVPSTMEDLLKLPGVARKTANIVLARGFGVKAGIAVDTHVKRLATRLGFTVNKDPVKIERDLMELVDRNEWDDFSLTLILHGRNICFARKPACGKCVVNHLCPSSLV, from the coding sequence ATGACAGCAAACAATCTTTCTAATTTCCCTCAAATATGGGGACTTCTTAAAAAAGAATATCCTGATCCCCAACCTGCTCTGCATTTCAAAACCCCGCTCCAACTGCTTGTAGCCACTATCCTGTCGGCCCAGAGTACGGATGTGCAGATCAATAAAGTCACACGTGAGTTGTTCAGGAAATACCGTTCGGTCTTTGATTATGCGGATGCGGACATCAGTGAACTGGAAAAGGATATCTATTCCACAGGTTTTTACCGCAACAAGGCCAAACACCTGCAACAGAGTGCCAGAGTTATTATCGAGGACTTTGATGGTGAAGTTCCGTCCACGATGGAAGACCTGTTAAAACTCCCCGGGGTGGCCCGCAAGACCGCTAATATAGTGCTTGCAAGAGGTTTTGGTGTAAAAGCGGGAATTGCTGTGGACACTCATGTCAAACGTCTTGCTACACGCCTGGGTTTTACTGTAAATAAGGATCCTGTCAAAATTGAACGGGATCTGATGGAGCTTGTTGACAGGAATGAATGGGACGATTTTTCCCTGACATTGATATTACATGGCAGGAACATATGTTTTGCCCGCAAGCCCGCCTGTGGGAAATGTGTTGTAAATCACCTCTGCCCCTCGAGTTTGGTTTGA
- the dinB gene encoding DNA polymerase IV — translation MSRIVVHVDMDYFYAAVEEREDPSLRGRSVVVCMYSGRGEHRGSVSTSNYTARKYGIKSGMPCSRAIKLNQDAVFLPVRKEFYTEVSDSIMEVLRSHADSDESFEQISIDEAFIEVTANCNDDFECALKLGEDIKQKILEKEQLTCSVGIGPNKLIAKMASSENKPNGITVISQHDVKPFLEDRTPSQLWGVGDVTAGRLEQMGIKKVGQLASSDIVSLTDAFGKKKGSWLKKAAQGMDESPVRQREGSEQIGRIATLPENSSEYDLIMPVLDNLADDVIRKTIERGVSFRQVTLIVITSDFKTQTRNHTLQRAVAEKEILRSNLDKLLTTFLEENKSAIRRIGVRVAGLQEVSSQTTLASYF, via the coding sequence ATGTCACGTATTGTTGTCCACGTAGACATGGACTACTTCTATGCTGCTGTCGAGGAGCGTGAAGACCCTTCTCTTAGGGGCAGGTCTGTAGTGGTCTGCATGTATTCGGGTAGAGGGGAGCACAGAGGCTCGGTAAGTACTTCCAATTATACAGCCCGCAAATATGGTATAAAATCCGGTATGCCATGTTCCAGAGCCATTAAACTGAATCAGGATGCTGTTTTTCTTCCTGTAAGAAAAGAGTTTTACACTGAAGTTTCTGACAGTATCATGGAAGTACTGCGCTCTCATGCGGATAGTGATGAATCTTTTGAGCAGATAAGTATAGATGAGGCATTCATCGAAGTTACGGCAAACTGTAACGATGATTTTGAATGTGCCCTTAAATTGGGTGAAGATATTAAACAAAAGATTCTGGAAAAAGAACAGCTGACCTGTTCTGTGGGGATTGGCCCCAACAAACTCATTGCTAAAATGGCATCCTCGGAAAATAAACCCAATGGAATTACTGTCATTTCACAACATGATGTAAAACCATTTCTGGAAGATCGGACTCCTTCTCAACTCTGGGGTGTGGGGGATGTCACAGCCGGCAGGCTTGAACAGATGGGCATAAAAAAAGTGGGGCAACTTGCTTCTTCGGATATTGTGTCTCTTACAGATGCTTTTGGTAAAAAGAAAGGCTCATGGCTCAAAAAAGCGGCACAGGGGATGGATGAGTCTCCTGTCAGGCAGCGGGAAGGCAGTGAGCAAATTGGAAGGATAGCCACTTTACCGGAAAATTCATCGGAGTATGATCTGATAATGCCAGTTCTGGATAACCTTGCCGATGATGTGATCAGAAAGACCATTGAAAGAGGCGTTTCTTTCCGTCAGGTTACACTGATCGTAATCACATCTGATTTCAAAACCCAAACTCGTAATCATACCCTTCAGAGGGCGGTTGCTGAGAAAGAAATTCTGAGGTCAAATCTGGACAAATTGTTAACAACCTTCCTTGAGGAAAACAAATCGGCCATTCGCCGTATTGGAGTTAGGGTTGCCGGGTTACAGGAAGTATCGTCTCAGACAACGCTTGCTTCTTATTTTTGA
- a CDS encoding bifunctional nuclease family protein translates to MPEEDETCQVNVKGVYLMKMDEGIAPTVILESPAGKIMPIYIGHLEALSINNALNSETTPRPMTHDLLMSILSRMEGKVENVLIDEKAEGVFYARLTLSKNDVKMEFDARPSDCIALALRADVPINIKDEILENDIISPEKLDGAKSFESLL, encoded by the coding sequence ATGCCAGAGGAAGACGAAACCTGCCAGGTTAATGTTAAGGGAGTTTACCTGATGAAAATGGATGAGGGAATAGCACCGACTGTCATCCTCGAAAGTCCGGCCGGAAAAATAATGCCGATTTATATCGGGCATCTGGAAGCCCTGTCCATAAATAATGCATTAAACAGTGAAACTACACCACGCCCAATGACCCATGACCTTTTGATGTCCATCCTCTCAAGAATGGAAGGTAAAGTTGAAAACGTATTGATTGACGAAAAGGCAGAAGGAGTCTTTTACGCCCGTCTGACTTTGAGCAAAAATGATGTAAAAATGGAATTCGATGCAAGACCCAGTGATTGTATCGCCCTTGCCCTGCGAGCAGATGTTCCAATCAACATCAAAGATGAAATCCTGGAAAATGACATAATAAGTCCCGAAAAACTGGACGGTGCGAAATCATTCGAATCTCTTCTTTAA
- a CDS encoding M23 family metallopeptidase has protein sequence METGNEKRCPLPVPLHVPADGEAGCFWEDRKDRHHCGIDLYAEKGTPVFAIEEGEVVEIGIMTSPSMIEYWNKTYHLIIRGNSGTYYKYGEMDMTIPEKGTRVKKYDQIGEVGQVLNPAMINSTSPRYIQALKEKNPAMLHFEIWEEYPVTDHKLYLGGNWFGSKKPPGLLNPLHYLHQ, from the coding sequence ATGGAAACAGGGAATGAAAAAAGATGCCCCCTTCCAGTACCGTTACATGTACCTGCTGATGGTGAAGCGGGTTGTTTCTGGGAAGACAGAAAAGACCGCCATCACTGTGGCATTGACCTATATGCAGAAAAAGGAACCCCGGTTTTCGCCATAGAGGAAGGGGAAGTTGTAGAAATTGGAATCATGACTTCACCCTCAATGATAGAGTACTGGAATAAAACCTACCATCTAATAATCCGGGGAAACTCCGGGACATATTATAAATACGGGGAAATGGACATGACCATTCCGGAAAAAGGTACAAGGGTCAAAAAATATGACCAGATTGGAGAAGTCGGGCAGGTACTCAACCCTGCGATGATAAACAGCACATCACCACGATACATCCAGGCACTCAAAGAAAAAAATCCTGCCATGCTGCATTTTGAAATCTGGGAAGAATACCCTGTTACAGATCATAAATTGTATCTGGGAGGTAACTGGTTCGGGTCCAAAAAACCTCCAGGCCTCTTGAATCCCCTGCATTATTTACATCAATAA
- a CDS encoding hydantoinase B/oxoprolinase family protein, with translation MQNNSNSWDFWIDRGGTFTDIVALKPEGKLLTHKLLSDNPEQYEDAAIEGIRQVLNLRKDETLPAEKITSIRMGTTVGTNALLERRGEPTVLVITEGFRDILKIGYQNRPSIFALDIKKPKVLYEEVIEARERYSSDGTIVNPLDCDDIKEKLMEYYNKGYRSVAVALMHSFRYHAHEEQIEKIAHNAGYTNISLSHRTSPLSKLVARAETTVVDAYLSPVLEHYVNLVRNKLNDQKKSTDLFFMQSSGGLVDGDRFRGKDSILSGPAGGIVGSAEVCRTAGFDRVISFDMGGTSTDVAHYRGEMERTLESTISGTHLHTPMLNIHTVAAGGGSILHFEDGRFQTGPDSAGADPGPACYRKGGPLTVTDCNVMLGKISPQNFPQIFGENADLPLDRNIVVENFRELAEEIKLQTGKSMNPEEVAEGFLKVAVENMANAIKHISVKRGYHLEDYILCCFGGAGAQHAGLVADSLGIGKILIHPFAGVLSAYGMGLADRRVIEEKALEKYLEEGIEKELADVTKNLFEKGMERMLATGDRNIDIEKVERVRLKYEGTETTFDVPCGPIDEMIKIFHSLHTERFGFVSENRKLVVDSAYVEIIGKSKTPAEKTHLLTDKSPNPASSKEVYMEGRWHRIPLFTRDVLKPGNRITGPALIMENTTTIILESKWQASVTEHNHLLLEKRITKPRADIGIEVDPVMLEIFNNRFMSVAEQMGYRLRNAAHSVNIKERLDFSCAIFDGSGNLVANAPHIPVHLGSMEDAVKEVIRNHENDFSEGDTYIINSPYHGGTHLPDITAVSPLISNGKPQFYVASRGHHGDIGGITPGSMPPLSTRIEEEGVLIEEFKITEQGKFREEKLLELFNQATYPPRNPEQNIADLKAQIAANQKGIEELRKLVDTYSLKTITAYMQHVQDNAEKAVEKVIDVLEDGNFEYRLDDDSKIAVRVRIDRDNTKAIIDFTHTSPQTKSNFNAPSAVCKAAVLYVFRTLVQDDIPLNSGCLRPITIIIPENSMLNPSYPAAVVAGNVETSQYIVDCLYGALGTLAPSQGTMNNFTFGNDRFQYYETICGGAGAGNGFDGEDAVQTHMTNSLITDPEIMELRFPVRIEEFNIRRGSGGKGKFQGGNGVLRKIHFLKKMKAAILSSHRKYPPEGMAGGGNASTGENLLKRKSGETIELAAADEIEVEEGDTFIIKTPGGGGYGNRE, from the coding sequence ATGCAAAATAATTCAAATTCCTGGGACTTCTGGATCGACAGGGGCGGTACCTTCACCGACATCGTCGCCCTGAAACCAGAAGGGAAGCTCCTGACACACAAACTCCTGTCCGACAATCCCGAACAATACGAAGACGCTGCTATAGAAGGAATCCGACAGGTCCTGAATCTCAGAAAAGATGAAACCCTTCCTGCAGAAAAAATTACATCTATCCGCATGGGAACCACTGTAGGAACGAATGCACTGCTTGAGCGCAGGGGAGAGCCTACAGTTCTTGTAATAACGGAAGGATTCCGGGACATCCTGAAAATCGGATACCAGAACCGCCCCTCTATATTTGCACTTGATATCAAAAAACCCAAAGTTCTCTATGAAGAAGTTATTGAAGCCAGGGAAAGGTACAGCTCAGACGGAACAATAGTAAATCCTCTGGACTGTGACGATATCAAAGAAAAACTTATGGAATATTACAATAAGGGGTACCGCTCTGTCGCAGTTGCCCTCATGCATTCATTTCGCTATCATGCTCACGAAGAACAAATCGAAAAAATTGCACATAATGCAGGATATACCAATATATCCCTCTCTCATCGCACAAGCCCGTTAAGCAAGCTGGTTGCCCGGGCAGAAACAACAGTTGTGGATGCATACCTGTCCCCGGTGCTGGAACATTATGTAAATCTGGTTCGCAACAAACTCAATGACCAGAAAAAATCGACTGATCTTTTCTTCATGCAATCCAGCGGCGGACTTGTAGATGGAGACAGATTCCGGGGCAAAGACAGTATACTCTCGGGACCAGCAGGCGGTATCGTAGGATCGGCAGAAGTCTGCAGGACGGCAGGGTTTGACCGCGTAATCAGTTTTGATATGGGAGGGACATCCACCGATGTAGCCCATTACAGGGGAGAAATGGAACGAACCCTCGAATCCACCATCTCGGGAACACATCTGCACACTCCCATGCTGAACATACATACAGTTGCCGCAGGCGGTGGATCAATTCTGCATTTTGAAGATGGAAGGTTCCAGACAGGACCCGATTCTGCAGGTGCTGACCCCGGACCCGCCTGCTACAGGAAAGGTGGTCCACTTACAGTTACTGACTGTAACGTGATGCTGGGCAAGATCAGCCCACAGAATTTCCCCCAAATTTTCGGCGAGAATGCAGACTTACCCCTTGACAGAAATATTGTTGTGGAAAATTTTCGTGAACTTGCAGAAGAAATAAAGCTGCAAACCGGCAAAAGCATGAATCCGGAGGAAGTCGCCGAAGGTTTCCTGAAGGTGGCTGTAGAAAATATGGCCAATGCCATCAAGCATATTTCGGTGAAACGAGGGTATCATCTTGAAGATTATATTCTCTGTTGTTTCGGAGGTGCGGGAGCCCAACATGCGGGTCTTGTAGCTGATTCTCTGGGTATTGGAAAAATACTGATTCATCCCTTTGCAGGAGTACTGTCAGCTTACGGGATGGGACTTGCAGACAGACGGGTGATCGAGGAGAAGGCTCTGGAAAAGTATCTTGAAGAGGGAATTGAAAAGGAACTGGCGGATGTTACAAAAAACCTTTTTGAAAAAGGAATGGAACGCATGCTTGCAACAGGTGACAGGAATATTGACATCGAAAAAGTGGAAAGGGTGCGCCTGAAATATGAAGGTACTGAAACTACTTTTGATGTGCCATGTGGACCTATAGACGAAATGATAAAAATTTTTCACAGCCTGCATACAGAACGTTTTGGTTTTGTTAGCGAAAATAGAAAACTGGTCGTGGATTCTGCCTATGTGGAAATTATCGGCAAGAGCAAGACGCCTGCAGAAAAAACCCATTTATTAACAGATAAAAGCCCAAACCCTGCGTCTTCAAAGGAAGTTTACATGGAAGGGAGATGGCACAGGATACCTTTGTTCACAAGAGATGTTCTCAAACCCGGCAATCGGATTACAGGGCCTGCCCTAATCATGGAAAATACAACTACTATTATACTGGAAAGTAAATGGCAGGCTTCCGTGACAGAACACAATCATTTGCTGCTGGAAAAAAGGATAACAAAGCCCAGAGCGGATATTGGTATTGAAGTCGATCCCGTCATGCTTGAGATATTCAATAACCGTTTCATGTCGGTCGCCGAGCAGATGGGATACAGGTTACGCAATGCAGCCCATTCGGTAAATATTAAGGAAAGACTGGATTTCTCATGCGCAATCTTTGATGGCAGCGGTAATCTTGTTGCAAATGCGCCCCACATCCCGGTACACTTGGGCTCAATGGAAGATGCAGTAAAAGAGGTGATCCGCAATCATGAAAATGATTTCAGCGAAGGTGATACATACATTATCAATTCCCCCTATCATGGAGGGACCCATCTCCCTGATATTACCGCAGTTTCCCCGCTTATTAGCAATGGAAAACCACAATTTTACGTCGCATCCAGAGGCCACCATGGGGATATCGGCGGGATCACTCCGGGTTCCATGCCACCATTAAGCACAAGGATAGAGGAAGAGGGAGTCCTTATTGAAGAATTCAAAATTACAGAGCAAGGAAAATTCCGGGAAGAAAAATTGCTTGAACTTTTCAACCAGGCAACATATCCCCCTCGAAATCCCGAACAGAACATCGCAGACCTCAAAGCACAGATTGCTGCCAACCAGAAAGGAATAGAAGAACTCAGAAAACTTGTTGATACCTATTCCCTGAAAACCATTACTGCATACATGCAACACGTACAGGATAATGCCGAAAAGGCAGTGGAAAAAGTAATTGATGTTTTAGAAGACGGAAACTTTGAGTACAGGCTGGATGATGACAGTAAAATTGCGGTACGGGTAAGAATTGACAGGGATAACACAAAAGCAATTATAGATTTTACACACACTTCGCCTCAAACAAAAAGCAATTTCAATGCACCGTCTGCAGTCTGCAAAGCTGCGGTACTTTACGTATTCAGGACACTTGTGCAGGATGACATTCCGCTTAACTCGGGCTGTCTCAGACCTATTACGATAATCATTCCCGAAAATTCGATGCTTAATCCGTCATATCCTGCAGCTGTTGTAGCCGGCAATGTCGAAACTTCCCAATACATCGTGGATTGTCTCTACGGAGCCCTCGGTACACTTGCACCGTCCCAGGGAACAATGAATAATTTTACATTCGGCAATGACAGATTCCAGTATTATGAGACCATCTGTGGAGGGGCAGGAGCAGGCAATGGTTTTGATGGAGAAGATGCGGTGCAGACACACATGACAAATTCCCTGATAACAGATCCTGAAATCATGGAATTACGTTTTCCTGTGAGAATAGAAGAATTCAATATTCGGAGGGGTAGCGGAGGAAAAGGAAAATTTCAGGGAGGCAACGGTGTACTCAGAAAGATACATTTTCTCAAAAAAATGAAGGCAGCAATTCTTTCCAGTCACAGGAAATACCCACCAGAAGGAATGGCAGGCGGGGGAAATGCAAGCACCGGCGAAAACCTCCTAAAAAGGAAAAGTGGGGAAACTATTGAACTCGCAGCAGCTGATGAAATCGAAGTGGAAGAAGGAGATACATTCATTATTAAAACTCCCGGAGGAGGGGGCTATGGAAACAGGGAATGA
- a CDS encoding phosphatase PAP2 family protein: MVPLTIAGNLFIWLLIAAFLYIFKGKSYAVYYLSLLLIIWLVVYGMKSLFMVPRPETGRILVEAAGNSFPSGHTALAFGTATFLHPVSGKSSYMFWIFAMMMGISRITVGVHYPSDVVAGAIAGIILGYAGLLLYPAFVKK, encoded by the coding sequence ATGGTTCCCCTGACAATAGCGGGAAATCTGTTTATATGGTTGTTAATCGCTGCATTTCTATATATATTTAAAGGTAAGTCCTATGCAGTCTATTACTTGTCACTTTTGTTAATAATATGGCTGGTTGTTTATGGGATGAAATCGTTATTCATGGTTCCCAGACCAGAAACAGGACGTATCCTGGTGGAAGCAGCCGGTAATTCATTCCCCAGCGGCCACACAGCACTGGCTTTTGGAACTGCCACTTTTTTGCATCCAGTGTCAGGCAAATCAAGTTATATGTTCTGGATATTTGCCATGATGATGGGAATCAGCCGTATTACAGTAGGTGTACATTATCCTTCGGATGTTGTAGCAGGTGCAATAGCAGGTATTATTCTGGGTTATGCAGGTTTGCTTTTGTATCCTGCATTTGTAAAAAAGTAA
- the purF gene encoding amidophosphoribosyltransferase: MKEECGVVGVLLDDTKSQSKTAALQIYYSLYALQHRGQESTGITVYNGGTTHSMKGMGLVPEVYAREDIAKLIGHVGIGHVRYSTTGHSRIENCQPLIVNYKSGTIAIAHNGNLVNGHDLRDELESEGRIFITDSDTEVIAHLLVKELLKHGPVDSIKNVMNRLEGSYSLAIMIDDLLIAARDPLGIKPLCIGKTDLGLVVASESVAIDTLNGKLIRDVRPGEVVVLKDGEVESHQVYNTTHAAHCVFEYIYFARPDSVIDGQLVYKVRERIGRELAKEHPVEADIISPVPDSGITSAVGYTRESGIQYQEGLMKNRYIGRTFILPGQEMRETAVRLKMNTIAENIEEKRVVLIDDSVVRGTTSRRIINMIKDAGAREVHARIGSPAIIAPCYMGIDMATRDELIASNNKVENICNTIHADSLGYLSVDGLVRAIGIDKEDLCMGCLTEVYPLEIPGEKCQCRQTRLNQF; encoded by the coding sequence ATGAAGGAAGAATGCGGTGTTGTGGGGGTTTTGCTTGACGATACAAAATCCCAATCAAAAACCGCCGCACTTCAGATTTACTATTCTCTCTATGCACTACAGCACAGAGGTCAGGAATCCACCGGCATTACTGTTTACAATGGCGGTACTACCCATTCAATGAAAGGAATGGGACTTGTCCCGGAAGTTTATGCAAGGGAAGACATTGCTAAACTGATAGGTCATGTAGGTATTGGCCATGTACGTTACTCCACAACGGGCCACTCGCGCATAGAAAATTGCCAGCCCCTTATTGTGAATTACAAAAGTGGTACTATAGCTATTGCCCATAATGGAAACCTGGTAAACGGCCATGACCTGCGGGACGAACTGGAATCTGAAGGCAGGATTTTTATTACCGATTCTGACACCGAAGTTATTGCCCACCTTCTGGTCAAGGAACTGCTAAAACACGGACCTGTAGATTCAATCAAAAATGTGATGAACAGGCTTGAAGGGTCATATTCTTTGGCCATAATGATCGATGACCTCCTGATCGCCGCAAGAGACCCGCTTGGAATCAAACCTCTCTGCATAGGAAAAACTGACCTTGGGCTGGTAGTGGCATCCGAAAGTGTTGCCATTGATACATTAAACGGCAAGCTTATCCGGGACGTAAGACCCGGAGAAGTCGTTGTATTAAAAGATGGTGAAGTAGAAAGTCATCAGGTATACAATACCACACATGCAGCACATTGTGTTTTTGAATACATCTATTTTGCAAGACCTGACTCTGTAATTGATGGCCAGCTTGTCTACAAAGTAAGGGAACGTATTGGAAGGGAACTTGCAAAAGAACATCCTGTTGAAGCGGATATTATTTCCCCGGTACCTGATTCGGGCATAACTTCTGCTGTCGGATATACACGGGAATCGGGCATCCAGTATCAGGAAGGTTTGATGAAAAATCGTTATATTGGCAGGACCTTTATTCTTCCAGGCCAGGAAATGAGGGAAACAGCTGTCAGGCTCAAGATGAACACTATTGCAGAAAACATAGAGGAAAAAAGGGTAGTACTCATCGATGACAGTGTTGTAAGGGGAACTACTTCCCGAAGAATAATCAATATGATAAAGGATGCTGGTGCCAGGGAAGTACATGCAAGAATTGGAAGCCCCGCTATAATTGCCCCCTGCTATATGGGGATTGATATGGCCACCCGTGATGAATTAATCGCGTCCAACAACAAAGTGGAGAATATCTGTAATACCATACACGCAGATTCCCTTGGCTACCTCAGTGTAGATGGACTGGTCAGAGCCATAGGTATTGACAAAGAGGACCTGTGTATGGGATGTCTGACTGAAGTATATCCTCTGGAAATTCCCGGGGAAAAATGTCAGTGCAGGCAAACCCGGCTTAATCAATTCTAA
- a CDS encoding 50S ribosomal protein L37e: MSKGTPSRGKRQKRTHAKCRRCGSVSLNIHTKQCTSCGFGKTSRMRSYKWQRKCKY, encoded by the coding sequence ATGTCAAAAGGTACTCCCTCAAGAGGAAAAAGACAGAAACGTACACATGCTAAATGCAGACGTTGCGGTAGCGTATCTCTTAACATCCATACCAAGCAGTGCACATCCTGCGGATTTGGTAAGACCTCACGTATGAGAAGTTACAAGTGGCAGCGCAAGTGCAAATACTGA
- a CDS encoding LSm family protein has protein sequence MGNRPLDILNNALNTAVIVRLKGAREFRGTLQGYDVHMNLVLDEAEEIKEGEIIRKIGSVVVRGDNVVYVSP, from the coding sequence ATGGGAAACAGACCTCTGGACATACTGAACAACGCATTAAATACAGCCGTAATCGTAAGATTGAAAGGTGCAAGAGAATTTCGTGGAACACTACAGGGATATGACGTTCACATGAATCTGGTGCTGGATGAAGCTGAAGAGATCAAGGAAGGAGAAATAATCCGCAAGATTGGCAGCGTTGTTGTCCGTGGCGATAATGTTGTATACGTATCTCCGTAA
- the thiD gene encoding bifunctional hydroxymethylpyrimidine kinase/phosphomethylpyrimidine kinase has product MSNTKVALTIAGSDSGGGAGIEADIRTFSALGMHPTCAVTCITSQNTMGLQDSMEVPISHISSQIDAVCTDMDVKWAKTGMLSSPEIIAAVASEVKKHRLKLVVDPVMTAEAGGTLLAESALSTLKETLLPLAFVVTPNIYEAKALSGVTINTWEDGQKAARRIAKFGVDNVIITGGHFDASDLVYESHNDTFTTISSRFVKGGTHGSGCTYSAALLVYLSNGLRVPEASRCAKRFVENAISRSTDVGMGVSPVDSLAFLRNSAAKYHTLVNTTDALDTLISEKTFSKLIPEVGCNIAMATPEAETISDVAGVHGRITRSKGRPVASGCVGFGASKHVGSVVLAAIHSNPEIRACLNVKYSKEVLAACSQMGFGIASFERKDEPSHVSTMDWGTAYAIGKYGKVPEVIYDEGDVGKEPMIRLLGRNATDVVEMALKIVERIN; this is encoded by the coding sequence ATGAGCAATACAAAAGTGGCCCTTACGATAGCAGGTTCGGATTCCGGCGGAGGTGCCGGTATAGAAGCAGACATTCGCACTTTTTCAGCATTGGGAATGCATCCCACATGTGCTGTCACATGCATCACCTCCCAGAATACAATGGGACTGCAGGATTCAATGGAGGTTCCTATATCCCATATATCCTCCCAGATTGATGCGGTATGTACGGATATGGACGTAAAATGGGCAAAAACAGGAATGCTTTCTTCTCCTGAAATCATTGCTGCGGTTGCATCAGAGGTTAAGAAGCACCGTCTTAAACTTGTTGTGGATCCGGTAATGACTGCCGAGGCAGGAGGTACTTTGCTTGCTGAATCTGCTCTTAGTACCCTGAAAGAAACATTATTGCCTCTGGCTTTCGTTGTAACACCCAATATATATGAGGCAAAAGCCCTGTCAGGAGTTACGATAAACACCTGGGAAGATGGGCAAAAAGCAGCTCGCAGGATAGCAAAATTCGGTGTGGATAATGTAATAATTACAGGAGGTCATTTTGATGCTTCGGATCTTGTCTATGAATCCCACAATGACACATTTACAACAATATCAAGTCGATTTGTTAAAGGAGGAACTCATGGCTCAGGCTGTACCTATTCGGCGGCTCTGCTTGTTTATCTCTCAAATGGATTGAGAGTTCCCGAAGCTTCAAGGTGTGCCAAAAGGTTTGTAGAAAATGCCATTTCCAGAAGTACCGATGTTGGAATGGGTGTATCCCCTGTAGACTCACTTGCTTTTCTGCGTAATTCAGCTGCAAAATATCATACCCTTGTGAATACTACTGATGCACTTGATACCTTGATTTCGGAAAAGACATTTTCAAAACTTATCCCTGAGGTAGGGTGCAATATTGCCATGGCAACCCCTGAGGCTGAAACAATATCCGATGTAGCCGGTGTACACGGTCGTATAACCCGTTCAAAAGGCAGGCCTGTGGCATCAGGGTGTGTTGGGTTCGGTGCCAGTAAACACGTCGGGAGTGTGGTACTTGCTGCTATCCATTCCAATCCTGAAATCAGGGCATGTCTGAATGTTAAGTACAGCAAGGAGGTACTTGCTGCCTGTAGTCAGATGGGTTTTGGTATTGCTTCTTTTGAACGCAAGGACGAACCTTCCCATGTGAGTACAATGGATTGGGGCACGGCTTATGCAATAGGAAAATATGGTAAGGTTCCGGAAGTCATATATGATGAAGGCGATGTCGGGAAAGAACCCATGATAAGACTGCTTGGCAGGAATGCTACAGATGTGGTGGAGATGGCCCTGAAAATAGTCGAAAGAATTAACTGA